The following are encoded together in the Streptomyces asoensis genome:
- a CDS encoding VOC family protein gives MSDDLSYELLGFDNVLLPVGDLGEAADFYRRAGFTVALRFDEAGIVLLKAGDETPGILLRREEALGHRPPPWPSPRVWLEVPDARAAARRLAGAGVEPLDPPFSTATGWTVEIADPWGNVLGFTDYLKRPALARRQGAGAAAPSG, from the coding sequence ATGTCAGATGACCTGTCGTACGAGCTGCTCGGATTCGACAACGTACTGCTGCCCGTCGGTGATCTCGGCGAGGCCGCCGACTTCTACCGGCGGGCCGGGTTCACGGTGGCGCTGCGGTTCGACGAGGCCGGGATCGTCCTGCTGAAGGCCGGGGACGAGACGCCGGGGATCCTGCTGCGGCGGGAAGAGGCCCTGGGGCACCGGCCGCCGCCCTGGCCGTCCCCGCGGGTCTGGCTGGAGGTGCCGGACGCGCGCGCGGCGGCCCGGCGGCTGGCCGGGGCGGGCGTGGAGCCGCTGGACCCGCCGTTCTCCACGGCCACCGGCTGGACCGTCGAGATCGCCGACCCCTGGGGCAATGTCCTCGGGTTCACGGACTACCTGAAGCGGCCCGCGCTGGCACGGCGGCAGGGCGCCGGGGCGGCCGCGCCCAGCGGGTGA
- a CDS encoding TM2 domain-containing protein codes for MSDTPQQPEQPQQPPQQPQAPHQPQPPQPGYGYPTAGPAGPGGPYDAGQPGQPGPSGVPYGYPQSGPPPHPGYAPPGYPGGPGYPGPGYPGPGYAAPGYIPPGSFTGDPNAPYGYDPFGRPYSEKSKVVAGVLQLTLGSFGVGRFYIGDVGIGLAQLFTCGGLGIWALIDGIILLVSDGKTDSDGRVLRG; via the coding sequence TTGTCCGACACACCGCAGCAGCCCGAACAGCCCCAGCAGCCGCCGCAGCAGCCCCAGGCGCCCCATCAGCCGCAGCCGCCGCAGCCCGGTTACGGGTACCCGACCGCCGGCCCCGCCGGCCCCGGCGGTCCGTACGACGCCGGGCAGCCCGGTCAGCCCGGTCCGTCGGGTGTCCCCTACGGCTACCCCCAGTCCGGCCCGCCGCCGCACCCGGGCTACGCCCCGCCCGGTTACCCCGGCGGCCCCGGTTACCCGGGCCCCGGTTATCCCGGCCCCGGCTACGCCGCCCCCGGATACATACCCCCCGGCTCCTTCACGGGCGACCCGAACGCCCCTTACGGGTACGACCCCTTCGGCCGGCCCTACTCCGAGAAGTCGAAGGTCGTCGCGGGCGTGCTCCAGCTGACCCTGGGCAGCTTCGGTGTCGGCCGGTTCTACATAGGCGACGTCGGCATCGGGCTCGCCCAGCTGTTCACCTGCGGCGGACTCGGCATCTGGGCGCTGATCGACGGCATCATCCTGCTGGTGAGCGACGGCAAGACCGACTCGGACGGGCGGGTCCTGCGTGGCTGA
- a CDS encoding DUF2752 domain-containing protein: MAEPGRLPARLPALLRHPAAAPLAVLAAGAAGSAHLYRTDPHEPGHWLPACPFRLLTGLLCPACGGTRMVYDLMHGHFAQAWLDNRVLLLVSPFALVLLGRWTWAGLHGRSWHPRLGPRGVAAVLAVAVTWSVVRNVVDGF, from the coding sequence GTGGCTGAGCCGGGGCGCCTCCCCGCGAGGCTTCCGGCCCTGCTGCGGCACCCGGCGGCGGCCCCTCTCGCGGTGCTCGCCGCCGGTGCCGCCGGCTCCGCCCATCTCTACCGCACGGACCCCCACGAGCCCGGCCACTGGCTCCCGGCGTGCCCCTTCCGCCTCCTGACGGGGCTGCTCTGCCCCGCCTGCGGCGGCACCCGCATGGTGTACGACCTGATGCACGGTCACTTCGCCCAGGCCTGGCTGGACAACCGGGTCCTGCTGCTCGTCTCGCCGTTCGCGCTGGTGCTCCTCGGCCGCTGGACGTGGGCCGGACTGCACGGCCGTTCCTGGCATCCGCGGCTCGGGCCGCGCGGGGTGGCGGCGGTCCTCGCCGTCGCGGTGACCTGGTCGGTGGTCCGCAACGTGGTCGACGGCTTTTGA
- a CDS encoding TM2 domain-containing protein yields MTVPTPQAPYGVDPQGRPYSDKSKIVAGILQIFLGTLGIGRFYVGSVGVGVAQLLTCGGLGFWALIDGILFLTSNDRTDKQGRVLRG; encoded by the coding sequence ATGACCGTCCCCACCCCGCAGGCCCCCTACGGGGTCGACCCCCAGGGTCGTCCGTACTCCGACAAGTCCAAGATCGTCGCCGGTATCCTCCAGATCTTCCTGGGCACCCTCGGCATCGGACGCTTCTACGTCGGCTCCGTCGGCGTGGGCGTCGCCCAGCTCCTGACCTGCGGTGGCCTCGGCTTCTGGGCGCTGATCGACGGCATCCTGTTCCTCACCAGCAACGACCGCACCGACAAGCAGGGCCGTGTCCTGCGCGGCTGA
- a CDS encoding succinate dehydrogenase iron-sulfur subunit: MATPVLDKVEAESAASPYITVTFRVRRFNPEVSAEAVWQDFQLEIDPKERVLDGLHKIKWDVDGTLTFRRSCAHGICGSDAMRINGKNRLACKTLIKDINPEKPITVEPIKGLTVLKDLVVDMEPFFQAYRDVMPFLITKDTNEPTRERFQTAEDRERFDDTTKCILCAACTSSCPVFWNDGQYFGPAAIVNAHRFIFDSRDEAGEQRLEILNDKDGVWRCRTTFNCTDACPRGIEVTKAIQEVKRALITRRF; the protein is encoded by the coding sequence ATGGCAACCCCCGTTCTGGACAAGGTCGAGGCGGAGTCCGCGGCCTCCCCGTACATCACGGTCACCTTCCGGGTCCGCCGGTTCAACCCGGAGGTCTCGGCGGAAGCCGTCTGGCAGGACTTCCAGCTGGAGATCGACCCGAAGGAGCGTGTACTCGACGGTCTTCACAAGATCAAGTGGGACGTCGACGGCACGCTGACCTTCCGGCGTTCCTGCGCGCACGGCATCTGCGGCTCCGACGCGATGCGGATCAACGGCAAGAACCGCCTCGCGTGCAAGACGCTGATCAAGGACATCAACCCCGAGAAGCCGATCACGGTCGAGCCCATCAAGGGCCTGACGGTCCTCAAGGACCTGGTCGTCGACATGGAGCCGTTCTTCCAGGCGTACCGGGACGTCATGCCCTTCCTCATCACGAAGGACACCAACGAGCCCACGCGCGAGCGCTTCCAGACCGCCGAGGACCGCGAGCGGTTCGACGACACGACGAAGTGCATCCTGTGCGCGGCCTGCACGTCGTCCTGCCCGGTGTTCTGGAACGACGGCCAGTACTTCGGTCCGGCCGCCATCGTGAACGCCCACCGCTTCATCTTCGACTCGCGCGACGAGGCCGGTGAGCAGCGTCTGGAGATCCTGAACGACAAGGACGGCGTGTGGCGCTGCCGCACCACGTTCAACTGCACGGACGCCTGCCCGCGTGGCATCGAGGTCACGAAGGCGATCCAGGAGGTGAAGCGGGCGCTCATCACGCGCCGCTTCTGA
- the sdhA gene encoding succinate dehydrogenase flavoprotein subunit, translating to MKIHKYDTVIVGAGGAGMRAAIESTKRSRTAVLTKLYPTRSHTGAAQGGMAAALANVEEDNWEWHTFDTVKGGDYLVDQDAAEILAKEAIDSVLDLEKMGLPFNRTPNGTIDQRRFGGHSRNHGEAPVRRSCYAADRTGHMILQTLYQNCVKEGVEFYNEFYVLDQLITEVDGVKRSAGVVAYELATGEIHVFQAKAVIYASGGTGKFFKVTSNAHTLTGDGQAAVYRRGLPLEDMEFFQFHPTGIWRMGILLTEGARGEGGILRNKDGERFMEKYAPVMKDLASRDVVSRSIYTEIREGRGCGPEGDHVYLDLTHLPPEQLDAKLPDITEFARTYLGIEPYTDPIPIQPTAHYAMGGIPTNVEGEVLSDNTTVVPGLYAAGEVACVSVHGANRLGTNSLLDINVFGKRAGLAAAAYSQKAEYVELPENPAQQVVDQVERLRASTGTERVAELRRELQETMDANVMVFRTEQTIKTAVEKLAELRERYKNVAIQDKGKRFNTDLLEAIELGNLLDLAEVMAVSALARKESRGGHYREDYPNRDDVNFMRHTMAYREVGDDGTESIRLDYKPVVQTRYQPMERKY from the coding sequence ATGAAGATCCATAAGTACGACACCGTCATCGTCGGCGCAGGTGGCGCCGGTATGCGCGCCGCGATCGAGTCGACGAAGCGCAGCCGCACCGCCGTGCTGACCAAGCTCTACCCCACCCGCTCCCACACGGGCGCCGCGCAGGGCGGCATGGCCGCCGCGCTGGCCAACGTGGAGGAGGACAACTGGGAGTGGCACACCTTCGACACGGTCAAGGGCGGTGACTACCTGGTCGACCAGGACGCCGCCGAGATCCTGGCGAAGGAGGCCATCGACTCCGTCCTCGACCTGGAGAAGATGGGCCTGCCGTTCAACCGGACGCCGAACGGCACCATCGACCAGCGCCGCTTCGGCGGTCACAGCCGCAACCACGGCGAGGCCCCGGTCCGCCGGTCCTGCTACGCGGCCGACCGCACCGGCCACATGATCCTCCAGACGCTGTACCAGAACTGCGTGAAAGAGGGCGTGGAGTTCTACAACGAGTTCTACGTCCTCGACCAGCTGATCACCGAGGTCGACGGGGTGAAGCGGTCCGCCGGCGTCGTCGCGTACGAGCTGGCGACCGGCGAGATCCACGTCTTCCAGGCGAAGGCCGTGATCTACGCCTCCGGCGGCACCGGCAAGTTCTTCAAGGTGACGTCGAACGCGCACACGCTGACGGGCGACGGCCAGGCGGCGGTCTACCGCCGCGGTCTGCCGCTGGAGGACATGGAGTTCTTCCAGTTCCACCCGACCGGCATCTGGCGCATGGGCATCCTGCTGACGGAGGGCGCCCGCGGTGAGGGCGGCATCCTGCGCAACAAGGACGGCGAGCGCTTCATGGAGAAGTACGCGCCGGTCATGAAGGACCTCGCGTCCCGTGACGTCGTCTCCCGCTCCATCTACACGGAGATCCGGGAGGGCCGCGGCTGCGGTCCCGAGGGCGACCACGTCTACCTCGACCTCACGCACCTCCCGCCGGAGCAGCTCGACGCCAAGCTCCCGGACATCACGGAGTTCGCGCGCACCTACCTCGGCATCGAGCCGTACACGGACCCGATCCCGATCCAGCCGACGGCCCACTACGCGATGGGCGGCATCCCGACCAACGTCGAGGGTGAGGTCCTCAGCGACAACACCACCGTCGTCCCGGGCCTGTACGCGGCCGGCGAGGTCGCCTGTGTCTCGGTGCACGGCGCCAACCGGCTGGGCACCAACTCGCTGCTCGACATCAACGTCTTCGGCAAGCGGGCCGGCCTCGCGGCCGCCGCCTACTCGCAGAAGGCGGAGTACGTCGAGCTGCCGGAGAACCCCGCGCAGCAGGTGGTCGACCAGGTGGAGCGCCTGCGCGCGTCCACCGGCACCGAGCGGGTGGCGGAACTGCGCCGCGAGCTCCAGGAGACCATGGACGCCAACGTCATGGTGTTCCGCACGGAGCAGACGATCAAGACGGCGGTCGAGAAGCTCGCCGAGCTGCGCGAGCGCTACAAGAACGTCGCGATCCAGGACAAGGGCAAGCGGTTCAACACGGACCTGCTGGAGGCCATCGAGCTGGGCAACCTGCTCGACCTGGCCGAGGTCATGGCGGTGTCGGCGCTGGCCCGCAAGGAGTCCCGCGGCGGCCACTACCGCGAGGACTACCCGAACCGAGACGACGTCAACTTCATGCGCCACACCATGGCGTACCGCGAGGTCGGCGACGACGGCACCGAGTCCATCCGTCTCGACTACAAGCCGGTCGTGCAGACCCGCTACCAGCCGATGGAGCGTAAGTACTGA
- a CDS encoding succinate dehydrogenase hydrophobic membrane anchor subunit, translating into MATTETTAAGIGPVEGGSVYDVDNPAPLIEAPRKRTKKTPKSTRGNFEMAAWLFMRLSGVVLVVLVLGHLLIQLVLDGGVSKIGFAFVAGRWASPFWQVWDLLMLWLAMLHGANGLRTVINDYAERANTRLWLKGLLYTATVFTILLGTLVIFTFDPNIR; encoded by the coding sequence ATGGCCACCACTGAAACCACCGCGGCCGGGATCGGCCCCGTCGAGGGCGGTTCCGTCTACGACGTCGACAACCCCGCGCCCCTCATCGAGGCCCCGCGCAAGCGGACCAAGAAGACCCCGAAGTCCACCCGTGGCAACTTCGAGATGGCCGCCTGGCTGTTCATGCGCCTGTCCGGCGTCGTGCTGGTCGTCCTGGTCCTGGGCCACCTGCTGATCCAGCTCGTGCTGGACGGCGGCGTCTCCAAGATCGGCTTCGCCTTCGTCGCCGGCCGCTGGGCCTCCCCGTTCTGGCAGGTCTGGGACCTGCTGATGCTGTGGCTCGCGATGCTGCACGGGGCGAACGGCCTGCGGACCGTCATCAACGACTACGCGGAGCGCGCGAACACCCGGCTGTGGCTGAAGGGCCTGCTCTACACCGCCACGGTGTTCACCATCCTGCTGGGCACGCTGGTGATCTTCACCTTCGACCCGAACATCCGCTAG
- the sdhC gene encoding succinate dehydrogenase, cytochrome b556 subunit produces the protein MPAGTLYRGREGMWSWVAHRVTGVLIFFFLFVHVLDTALVRVSPEDYDKVVATYKTPLVACLEYGLVAAILFHALNGLRVIAVDFWSKGPRYQKQMLWSVVGLWLVLMLGAIYPVLGHAARELFGS, from the coding sequence GTGCCGGCTGGAACGCTGTACCGCGGCCGGGAAGGAATGTGGTCCTGGGTGGCTCATCGAGTCACCGGCGTCCTCATCTTCTTCTTCCTGTTCGTTCACGTGCTGGACACCGCGCTCGTGCGTGTCTCCCCCGAGGACTACGACAAGGTCGTAGCCACCTACAAGACCCCGCTCGTCGCGTGCCTGGAGTACGGCCTCGTGGCCGCGATCCTCTTCCACGCGCTCAACGGCCTGCGCGTCATCGCCGTCGACTTCTGGTCGAAGGGCCCGCGCTACCAGAAGCAGATGCTCTGGAGCGTCGTCGGCCTGTGGCTGGTGCTGATGCTCGGGGCGATCTACCCCGTCCTCGGCCACGCCGCTCGTGAACTGTTCGGGAGCTGA
- a CDS encoding 2-oxo-4-hydroxy-4-carboxy-5-ureidoimidazoline decarboxylase: MPAHRLSPLSGRLAIPAQTRTSPAPLLDGFNTAAAEEAHHTLLGCLGSLRWARRVADHRPYPTLDALLAACDEAAYDLGPDDLTEALATESLPALPQDAYGAAHMALNAAHAAYEARFGHAFVICLSAVPPGESLDHVLTGIRSRLTNDPEDERVVAAEELRRLAKERLARLLQGIAA; the protein is encoded by the coding sequence CTGCCTGCGCACCGTCTCTCCCCCCTCTCCGGCCGTCTCGCCATACCGGCGCAGACCCGGACCTCCCCCGCACCGCTGCTGGACGGCTTCAACACCGCCGCCGCCGAAGAGGCCCACCACACCCTCCTCGGCTGTCTCGGCAGCCTGCGCTGGGCCCGGCGCGTGGCCGACCACCGCCCCTATCCGACCCTCGACGCGCTGCTGGCCGCCTGCGACGAGGCCGCGTACGACCTGGGGCCGGACGATCTGACGGAGGCGCTGGCCACGGAGTCCCTCCCCGCGCTGCCGCAGGACGCGTACGGCGCGGCGCACATGGCGCTGAACGCGGCGCACGCGGCCTACGAGGCCCGCTTCGGACACGCGTTCGTCATCTGCCTCTCCGCCGTCCCCCCGGGCGAATCCCTCGACCACGTCCTGACGGGCATCCGGTCACGATTGACGAACGATCCCGAGGACGAACGGGTCGTCGCGGCGGAGGAACTGCGCAGGCTGGCCAAGGAGCGGCTGGCGCGCCTCCTCCAGGGCATCGCGGCCTGA
- a CDS encoding beta-N-acetylhexosaminidase, which yields MSRHRHRRRAPQRKPQQQVVTRALLAGGLVAALGAGVGVWASSDDDPSPAGSAASRQAGGTSAAGDGGASAAVAATPAPTRSYALSTTPRTIPAVRAHTPARGPGWKPQSARRVVVGAPALADEGRLIAGELGLAYAGQRSDVRAGDLRLALNADAGANPESYTMTVRGGRVTISAPTDTGVFYGTRTLKQEVHGGGTAPEGVVRDQPAKPQRGFTLDIARKYFSPAWIEDRVRELGDLKYNQLGLHFSDDQSFRIESDSHPEIVARQHLSKAEVKKIVDLAASRHITVVPEIDSPGHLGAVLAAHPELQLRNASGVATRGAIDISKNASANLLDDLLDEYAGVFPGAYWHLGGDEYQALTVSSPATSYPQLAAAARARYGSGAGVADLTTGWLNDRADTVRAHDRTMRVWNDGFFRGTSVKPASDLVVAYWTGKEIGARPPAEYLSAGRKVLNYNDEYLYYVLGEPNDFAYPTGRRIYEQWTPRVLRGTTPVAARYDAQILGGSLSVWCDLANSQTQAQVAAGIRVPLRATSQKLWDAGTPPLTWTQFTALANRLG from the coding sequence GTGAGCAGGCACAGGCACCGGCGCCGGGCGCCGCAGAGGAAACCGCAGCAGCAGGTGGTCACGCGGGCCCTGCTGGCCGGCGGACTGGTCGCCGCGCTGGGAGCGGGAGTCGGTGTGTGGGCGTCCTCCGACGACGATCCGTCCCCCGCCGGGTCCGCCGCCTCCCGGCAGGCCGGGGGGACGTCCGCGGCCGGTGACGGCGGCGCCTCCGCCGCCGTGGCCGCGACCCCCGCGCCCACCCGGTCCTACGCCCTGTCCACCACGCCCCGCACCATCCCCGCCGTCCGCGCCCACACCCCGGCACGCGGCCCCGGCTGGAAGCCGCAGTCCGCCCGCCGCGTCGTGGTGGGCGCCCCGGCGCTCGCCGACGAGGGCCGCCTGATAGCCGGAGAGCTGGGGCTCGCGTACGCCGGGCAGCGCAGCGACGTACGCGCCGGGGACCTGCGTCTGGCGCTCAATGCCGACGCGGGCGCGAACCCGGAGTCGTACACCATGACCGTGCGCGGCGGGCGGGTCACCATCAGCGCGCCCACCGATACCGGCGTGTTCTACGGGACCCGCACCCTCAAGCAGGAGGTGCACGGCGGCGGGACGGCGCCGGAGGGCGTCGTGCGCGACCAGCCGGCCAAGCCGCAGCGCGGGTTCACGCTGGACATCGCGCGCAAGTACTTCAGCCCCGCCTGGATAGAGGACCGGGTGCGCGAACTCGGCGACCTCAAGTACAACCAGCTCGGCCTGCACTTCTCCGACGACCAGTCCTTCCGCATCGAGTCCGACAGCCACCCGGAGATCGTCGCCCGCCAGCACCTCAGCAAGGCCGAGGTGAAGAAGATCGTCGACCTCGCGGCGAGCCGGCACATCACCGTCGTGCCCGAGATCGACTCGCCCGGACACCTGGGCGCCGTCCTCGCCGCCCACCCCGAGCTTCAGCTGCGCAACGCGAGCGGGGTCGCCACCCGCGGCGCGATCGACATCTCCAAGAACGCCTCCGCGAACCTGCTCGACGACCTCCTGGACGAGTACGCGGGCGTCTTCCCCGGCGCCTACTGGCACCTCGGCGGCGACGAGTACCAGGCCCTGACGGTGTCCAGCCCGGCGACCTCCTACCCGCAGCTCGCGGCCGCCGCGCGCGCCCGGTACGGCTCCGGCGCGGGCGTCGCCGACCTCACCACCGGCTGGCTCAACGACCGCGCCGACACCGTCCGCGCCCACGACCGCACCATGCGGGTGTGGAACGACGGGTTCTTCCGGGGCACCTCGGTCAAGCCGGCCTCCGACCTCGTGGTCGCCTACTGGACCGGCAAGGAGATCGGCGCCCGCCCGCCGGCCGAGTACCTGAGCGCCGGACGCAAGGTGCTCAACTACAACGACGAGTACCTCTACTACGTCCTCGGCGAGCCGAACGACTTCGCCTACCCGACCGGCCGGCGCATCTACGAGCAGTGGACCCCGCGGGTGCTGCGGGGCACGACCCCGGTGGCCGCGCGGTACGACGCCCAGATCCTGGGCGGCTCCCTGTCGGTGTGGTGCGACCTCGCGAACTCCCAGACGCAGGCCCAGGTCGCGGCCGGCATCCGCGTGCCGCTGCGGGCCACCTCCCAGAAGCTGTGGGACGCGGGCACGCCGCCGCTGACCTGGACGCAGTTCACCGCGCTGGCGAACCGGCTCGGCTGA
- a CDS encoding RNA polymerase sigma factor has translation MGQGGEPRRAHAYDGELGAAVTRAQDGDEAAFAVAYRIVQPALLGYLRGIVGDDAEDVASDAWLEIARDLGRFKGDGAGFRGWTATIARHRALDHLRRLRVRPRSAVLDQDLVLDLPAPHSTHDQALESLSTGRALELVRGLPRDQAEAVLLRVVVGLDGPAAARVLGKRPGAVRTAAHRGLRRLARQLEEEGAGGSVTDGGSRTLGESI, from the coding sequence TTGGGCCAGGGAGGGGAACCCCGGCGCGCGCACGCCTACGACGGGGAACTGGGCGCTGCCGTGACGCGGGCCCAGGACGGCGACGAGGCCGCGTTCGCCGTGGCGTACCGGATCGTGCAGCCCGCACTGCTCGGCTACCTGCGCGGGATCGTCGGCGACGACGCCGAGGACGTGGCCTCCGACGCCTGGCTGGAGATCGCCCGGGACCTCGGCCGGTTCAAGGGCGACGGCGCCGGGTTCCGGGGCTGGACGGCGACCATCGCCCGGCACCGGGCCCTGGACCATCTGCGCCGGCTGCGGGTCAGGCCCCGGTCGGCGGTGCTGGACCAGGACCTGGTCCTCGACCTGCCGGCTCCGCACAGCACGCACGACCAGGCACTGGAGTCGCTCTCCACCGGACGCGCCCTGGAACTCGTCCGCGGGCTGCCGCGCGACCAGGCGGAGGCGGTGCTGCTGCGGGTGGTCGTCGGGCTGGACGGGCCCGCCGCCGCCCGCGTGCTCGGCAAGCGCCCCGGCGCCGTCCGCACCGCCGCGCACCGGGGCCTGAGACGCCTGGCCCGGCAGCTCGAGGAGGAGGGCGCGGGCGGGAGTGTGACGGATGGCGGCTCCCGGACGCTGGGGGAGTCGATATGA
- a CDS encoding RNA polymerase sigma factor: MGDDAELTAAVLAAQDGDETAFRTVYRAVHPRLLGYVRTLVGDLDAEDVSSEAWLQIARDLDRFSGDADRFRGWAARIARNRALDHIRMRGRRPATVGDESELTGRAAESDTAGEAIEALATGRTLGLIARLPQDQAEAVVLRVVMGLDAKTAAETLGKRPGAVRTAAHRGLKRLAELLGEDPETAGVLDALPPQRAARSRAVTSAGVTHTHARTQRDM, translated from the coding sequence GTGGGGGACGACGCGGAGCTGACAGCCGCGGTGCTCGCGGCACAGGACGGGGACGAGACCGCGTTCCGGACCGTGTACCGCGCGGTGCACCCGCGGCTGCTCGGGTACGTCCGCACGCTCGTGGGCGACCTCGACGCCGAGGACGTGTCCTCCGAGGCCTGGCTCCAGATAGCTCGCGACCTGGACCGGTTCAGCGGCGACGCGGACCGCTTCCGGGGGTGGGCCGCCAGGATCGCCCGCAACCGCGCCCTGGACCACATCCGCATGCGGGGCCGCCGCCCGGCGACCGTCGGCGACGAGAGCGAGCTGACCGGCCGGGCCGCCGAGTCGGACACCGCGGGCGAGGCCATCGAGGCGCTCGCCACCGGCCGCACCCTCGGCCTCATCGCCCGGCTGCCGCAGGACCAGGCCGAGGCCGTCGTCCTGCGGGTCGTCATGGGACTGGACGCCAAGACCGCCGCCGAGACGCTCGGCAAGAGACCCGGTGCCGTGCGGACGGCCGCCCACCGCGGTCTGAAGAGGCTCGCCGAACTGCTCGGCGAGGATCCCGAGACGGCCGGCGTGCTCGACGCGCTGCCGCCTCAGCGCGCGGCGCGCTCGCGCGCGGTGACGTCCGCCGGTGTGACGCATACGCACGCGCGGACGCAGAGGGACATGTGA